In the Populus trichocarpa isolate Nisqually-1 chromosome 1, P.trichocarpa_v4.1, whole genome shotgun sequence genome, aattctgacgttgtGTTGTAATGTTGCTTATGCTCGCCTGATTTATGATGTTCATTGAAATTGTAAATGGAGAAATATTAGATATTTCTTGTAGTCTAGCTTGTGTTGTGCATGTGAATTAAACACTATTCATTTTTGGAATCATAAATTGTGCATGTGAATCGTAAACTGCTTTCCTTCTCTCTGTATTTTATCCACTAGCTGGGGGTTTACATTTTTGTGCTGGGCTGTGGTTTCTCATGATGAAATCAGTAACATTTCATCCattttaaaataacacaatATGGGCTTTTTATCAGAAACAGCTCCAGATTGAATCATATTCTTTATTGTTGCTTTTGCAACCTAAAACCTTGGGCATTGGATCATTCTTGcttcattttctcttcacagATATCCTACTCCAcggagtattttttttcaataaaaatagagatGCTGGTGTTGGTTTTTACAGAGCAACAAAGTAGACACAGATTTTGGTCCCCCAACTTTCGTTGAATCTTGGTTAAGATCCTATAGTCCTATAGTTCAGCTCCAAGAGTTTCATAGCCTGACTACATAAATAGTTCCTCAAAcaaccgattttttttttttttcggtttgtaGGACACTCACTAATCCAGTGGACCTCCTCAAATGCTTGAATGCCATCAAGGACAACGCTTTTCAGGCATCTGAATATCCAGTTGTGATAACCTTTGAAGACCACCTACCTGCAAATCTTCAGGATCAGGTTGCAGAGGTGAGAGTGAACTTATGTCCTGGATTTTTATGATGAACATGGTTTTGAGTGTACTCTTGTGTGACCAAAATCTGTTTATCTGTAGATGGTCACTAAAACATTTGGAGACATGCTGTACCGTCCCGAGACAGATCAATTACGGGAATTTCCATCACCAGAGTCATTGAAGAAAAAGGTTATGATTTCAACTAAACCACCAAAAGAGTATCTTGAAACTCCAAGCAGTAAGTCTACCAAAAGgtcaaaaatatcatcaaagaaaGAACAATGGAATGGTGAGACAGCTTCCAAAAGTGATAGCGAAATTTGTGATAAGGTGAATCCGGAATTTACTCATTCTGGTCTAATTTTGAATGCTTCAAgaattaaccttttttttttaattacgtATTCATGTATTTCACTGAGCAGGATGAGGAAGACGAGGGAGAAAGTCTTCAAGAAGAAGATGAGCAGATGACAGTTCCTGAATACAGGCATTTAATTTCCATTAACGCAGGTAAGCCGAAAGGTGCATTACAAAACTGGCTCAGCATAGATGAGAAAAAAGTAAGACGTCTAAGCCTGAGTGAACAAGAACTTGAAAATGCTACGAGAAGACATGGAGCTGACATTATCAGGTAAATAACatcatattcaaaataaatttataaaagcaAGTCTTTTATGTGTTTTGGTCTGCAAATGCTCATACGGGGCCCCAAGAAGAAAATCATTGGCTTTGGCAACCATTTTGGTTCATCAACAAGGGTTTTATGCTTCCTTTATACACGAAGCTATGTTGTTAAGTCAGGGACAACATTGTAGTCCGGAATTTCTTAACACCTCGGATCTTCCTCTCATTCATGAGACAGGACATGCCTGTCTAAATTAGTTTTAGTACTTGTAACAACCTCCGATGTCATTTACTTCCCCATCATAACTATCAGGTCTAATTATCAAGTCCAATGATTTCTTCATCTAGGTTCACACAGCGTAATTTGCTGAGAGTGTACCCCAAAGGTACACGCATTACTTCTTCTAATTACAATCCTTTTGTTGGGTGGGCGCATGGAGCTCAAATGGTTGCATTTAATATGCAGGTCAGTCTCCTTCAGAAGTCTGAATGAGTACTAAATTAGTACTTGACAGTTATCTAAAGATTGTTCATGTTCATATATTCTGATGCAACATGGCTGTAGACTTATACCtcagaaaaacaattaaatatgcCTTCtgtcctccttttttttctccagtAATTTTCTTTCACTATATTGTGGATTTCCTgacttcttctcttctttccttgACAGGGCTATGGGAAGCACCTGTGGGTTATGCAAGGGATGTTTAAAGCCAATGGAGGCTGTGGTTATGTAAAAAAACctgattttttattgagtaaCGAGGTTTTCGATCCTAGTGTGCGATTACCGGTTAAGAAAATTCTGAAGGTAGGCGGACATAGGTGGGAGCTGTAAATGTTCTAAATTTCCACTTCTCATCTCTTTGATATTGAACAATCTGGATTTACCTTTTTCTTTACAGGTGACAATTTACATGGGGGAAGGTTGGGATTTGGATTTTCGGCGCACGCATTTTGATATGTATTCTCCACCAGACTTCTTTGTAAAAGTAAGACGACTTATGGCTCTCTGTTTATTGCAGGTTTAATCAAAGCAAGTAAAAATATATGCTTtattgtgaagaaaaaaataatcaaaacgtGTGTTTGCAGGAATTTTAAGTCGCAAGTTTTCTGGCTGTTTTACTGACAGCATAGTAAACTTGCGCTAACCTTGGAGACACCAAATAAGttctttcaactttcaagtgTTTTCTACTAATCTTAATTTGCACAACAGTCACACTGCTCCTTGCCCTGATGCTGCTCTCTATTTCTCTCCGAAATGAGTCTACCTTCATGAATCTGAACAAGGACTAAAATGTTTTGTGGGGACTGATTAATTGATTTGCAGGTTGGAATTGCGGGAGTCCCTGCGGATAAAGCTATGtataaaacaaaagcaattGAAGATGACTGGCAACCAGTGTGGAATGAGAAATTTGAGTTCAAACTTACTGTTCCTGAATTGGCTGTGCTTAGAATTACAGTCCTCGAGTACGACACGTCTGGACAGCATGACTTTGGAGGCCAGACATGTTTACCTATATCAGAGCTGAGAACTGGGATTCGAGCAATTCCATTACATGATCGTAGAGGAGATAAGTACAAGAACACAAAACTTCTCGTGCAATTTGAACTTAATTGATCATACAGCATGCACCAGTACACCAATCAGATTTTACAATGCTGTTGACATGTATTGTTTACCTATCATTTTATTGCAGATTCTACTCCTATTATGTATTGCAAAGTTTTTACTGGAAAACATTGCAAACTCTGATATTAAGAAAACACATCTGATTTTATGTGAAAGCAAAATCATGAATGTCAGCATGTTTTTGGGTTGGAGGAGGTTGGTAAACTGTAGCATAGATTCATATAAGCAGTCTGATGATCAAAATCTTGAGGTGATAAGCCTAAGCTGGTGTACATATTCAGTTGTAGCCGTGTCGGATTACAGATATTGTTAATAGGGtaaacaaaaccaaaagcaaAAAGAATTTCCTACCACAATGATTCTGTTGCGCATAAACGAGTCTGAAGAATTCACACCACAACTATCAGTCACGTGATGCATAGTTTTGAGAAATTAAAGCTGCCATATTTTTAAAGGAAATTGAAGATATCTGTGCTGAGTTCATACAGATAATATTCTGATATTCGCGTTCTGAATTTTCTAAAGATTCAAAGAAAATTGGAAGCACATTTGGATTGGTCACGGAAACTAAATAATTAGCTTAAAATCTCTGATTGAGACACAACTACTGAGTACTGAGCACCTAACGCAGATTCATGACACGATTTATCAACAAATCATAATAGATTATTACTTGTTTATGCTAAATTCATTCCACAGATATATGtgattaaagttattaaacagcTCATCCTACATTAAAAACCCAACTGTTGATTGAATTAATCtaaagaattttatattttgttagcttctatttaaatatttatcttgaAGCAAACCAAACCACATGCTTTACTCTGAAAGCAAGGACTAATGCTAAAATCCCACTTTCACCAGATCATTTAGACTTTCATATTGCTATTAAAAATGGATCAGCCTGTAATTGATCATATGATATGGATTCAGGGAAAGGGAAAAGAACTCTGTGAAACTCATTTTCTTAGCACATTAGACTTAAGCCCAAACTTAAATTCAAACCCAACCCAAACTAACCTAGATACCAAACTTAACTTCAAACTCAACCTCAGAAGGTTActaaagaaattgtttttcctcttctcctctttctctctcttaccATAACTTTCTCCCAAAATAGCAAGAATTTCGGTTTTAAACTTAAGTTTTGGTTCAAGAAATGTTGAAGAAACAAGTATCTCCCTCTActgttattttcaattaagacaTTGATTGTGGAAGAATTAAAGAAgattttaaggtttttattttgatttgatgatgAAATGATTTAAAGGATTGAATTGATGTTTTAGAGTGTTAGTTGGCCTTAAACAAACTGATTTAATGTTTGGAATTATGGGTTGTTGAAAAACAGATTGTGTTATTGTGAAATCTATAGATTTGAAGACTAACACATCAGGATTCTGAAATCTCGATCGACTAGTTGGCTGAATCGGTTGACTAGTTGTTCTAAATCGGCCGACTGATTGGTTTGTGCTGCCGGTTGGTCTAAACCAGCCGATCAATTGGCATGTGATAGTAGTCGATTAGTTGACCTAGCAATAGAGTTTTATCGGGTCTGTTAGATTCGATCAATTAAGGTTATGTTCAGGATCAATCGGGTGAAACAGTTCGGctttatatttaagttttggTCTCTAAGTTTaaagtttttaatcttttatgatACTTTACttcgagttgttttttagttttttctatatccGTTATAGGTTGTACTGACGTTCCTCCTAACGATCATCAGTAGTCTCCGGTTCTGCATCCgtttatcttttgcttttgtttttcggGTGAGTGAGATAgtttttaatatgcatgtaatataaataatatatgtatgttgattatacaatGAGTATAACTGATTAATTcgtgaatatttatatatattgctttattATCTGAGTATTCATCTATTCTTGAATTTACACTTGtattatattgaattaaattctatttgatatgatattcatttgctttgataattatatgAATACCTAATATGTATTGATATAAGACTTGTCAGTAACTTCATACTAACAGAGCATAATTAATctatgtgcacatagtattctgTATACATAGCTAAAGAAAGAGGCATCAACCTATGGCGACTAATCCTTCCacagtggtcaccttcgggtgtcatctaaTCATCTTCAGGTGTCATCTAATCTCTGACATGTATTCCACTACTTTATGTTAATATACttagcatatatatttatatcaagatatattgacttgcaaactattaatatctaaGATGTATGttaaattattactatttttttaatattatttcaggttcttagtttctaTTAGCAGGTAGACTTTGTTGAGTGTTTCTGCTTTTTAAGTTTTAGTTGGTATGTCTTACCTGTTCAAGGAGGCTTtccttatagttttttttccgaTGTTTTAGACGCTCTACcattacattattttaattcagtttggattttgacaatgttataagtattatggattatttgTTGTGCTTTATCCAatgatgagattttttaaagtgttatttaattttatttgttttgaataatattgaaACGCTGTGAAAtctttatatgatttattttatgatatatatgttCTAAGGTTTAGTATAGATGAAGTGTCTATACTACACTGCTCATGTATTGCATGGACCCGGGATATATGTGATTAAACAGCTCATCCTACATTAAAAACCCAACTGTTGATTGAAttaatctaaataattttataagataTGGACACAGGGAAAAGGACACCATTTTTATAAACTTCAACACTGGATGCCCATTGTTGATTACATCCTAAACCACACAACAGGGGTAAGCCTCTCCTCTCTCAAGTTTTTACCCTAAAAGGACTGGAGTTCTATTTCTGATTGCTTAGAATACATTCAGTAATTTTATCAACTATAAATTAACAAGCTGGTAGCCTGGCAGACACCCAAAACTTGCATTTCTTGCTAAATGATTTCAGTTCCTGGCCAGACTTTTTTTGGCAGAAATTTCTTTGGCTGTGATGGACCCCACGTGTCTCTTCCATCTTTTAGAAAATTAGAATCCTCCATAAAAATGTGTGAAGACCTAGATATCTTGACCAGTTGTAATAATAAAGGTCACAGCAGAGGTTGATCTATTGAAAATCAGCCACTACTTGCTCCCATGTGATTCAGATCCCACTACCTGTGTGGAATCATTTTGCTTGGAATCTCCACTAAAGCCCCCCCATGTCTCCCAGACCAACTAACTTTTGTTGAATGTTGACTAATTAAAGTCCTGATTGCTTTATAGTGTAACGAGAAAACCAAGTGAAGTGATAGCAAAAGAAACCTCAAGATTTAAGccagaagaaaaggaacaaaacaaCTACCAGGAAAATGCCTTCCATGTTAGTGATGAGTAACTTTAGTAGTTTTGTGTGCACTTGGAGAAAGAATAAAACTTTGGAGGGTATTATGTCAACCAGATAGGGAAGTGGAAATCAAAGTTTGAAAGGAACTCGACAAAAATTGCTTGGATTTTCTTTTGGCATGGACACTTCAATTCAATCTGAAGGAATGGAGAACGTGGTCGAACAGCAACTAGTGCGGACCTCTTCACAGAGAGCCAGTGCTCTTTCCAAATTAGCAACTATGTCAATAATATTAGGCCTCTCCT is a window encoding:
- the LOC7467994 gene encoding phosphoinositide phospholipase C 2 isoform X4, which translates into the protein MSRQSFKVCFCFRRIFKLRVLEPPEEVKILFDQYSQNGTMSLDNLRGFLVEFQGEYNATRDDAQAIFNSLKHLNIFSRRGLHLEAFFRYLLGDLNGPLSPSRVVHHDMTQPLAHYFLYTGHNSYLTGNQLSSDSSVEPIIKALRRGVRVIELDLWPGSKQDEVEVRHGGTLTNPVDLLKCLNAIKDNAFQASEYPVVITFEDHLPANLQDQVAEMVTKTFGDMLYRPETDQLREFPSPESLKKKVMISTKPPKEYLETPSSKSTKRSKISSKKEQWNGETASKSDSEICDKDEEDEGESLQEEDEQMTVPEYRHLISINAGKPKGALQNWLSIDEKKVRRLSLSEQELENATRRHGADIIRFTQRNLLRVYPKGTRITSSNYNPFVGWAHGAQMVAFNMQGYGKHLWVMQGMFKANGGCGYVKKPDFLLSNEVFDPSVRLPVKKILKVTIYMGEGWDLDFRRTHFDMYSPPDFFVKEF
- the LOC7467994 gene encoding phosphoinositide phospholipase C 2 isoform X2, which gives rise to MSRQSFKVCFCFRRIFKLRVLEPPEEVKILFDQYSQNGTMSLDNLRGFLVEFQGEYNATRDDAQAIFNSLKHLNIFSRRGLHLEAFFRYLLGDLNGPLSPSRVHHDMTQPLAHYFLYTGHNSYLTGNQLSSDSSVEPIIKALRRGVRVIELDLWPGSKQDEVEVRHGGTLTNPVDLLKCLNAIKDNAFQASEYPVVITFEDHLPANLQDQVAEMVTKTFGDMLYRPETDQLREFPSPESLKKKVMISTKPPKEYLETPSSKSTKRSKISSKKEQWNGETASKSDSEICDKDEEDEGESLQEEDEQMTVPEYRHLISINAGKPKGALQNWLSIDEKKVRRLSLSEQELENATRRHGADIIRFTQRNLLRVYPKGTRITSSNYNPFVGWAHGAQMVAFNMQGYGKHLWVMQGMFKANGGCGYVKKPDFLLSNEVFDPSVRLPVKKILKVTIYMGEGWDLDFRRTHFDMYSPPDFFVKVGIAGVPADKAMYKTKAIEDDWQPVWNEKFEFKLTVPELAVLRITVLEYDTSGQHDFGGQTCLPISELRTGIRAIPLHDRRGDKYKNTKLLVQFELN
- the LOC7467994 gene encoding phosphoinositide phospholipase C 2 isoform X3, translating into MSRQSFKVCFCFRRIFKLRVLEPPEEVKILFDQYSQNGTMSLDNLRGFLVEFQGEYNATRDDAQAIFNSLKHLNIFSRRGLHLEAFFRYLLGDLNGPLSPSRVVHHDMTQPLAHYFLYTGHNSYLTGNQLSSDSSVEPIIKALRRGVRVIELDLWPGSKQDEVEVRHGGTLTNPVDLLKCLNAIKDNAFQASEYPVVITFEDHLPANLQDQVAEMVTKTFGDMLYRPETDQLREFPSPESLKKKVMISTKPPKESKISSKKEQWNGETASKSDSEICDKDEEDEGESLQEEDEQMTVPEYRHLISINAGKPKGALQNWLSIDEKKVRRLSLSEQELENATRRHGADIIRFTQRNLLRVYPKGTRITSSNYNPFVGWAHGAQMVAFNMQGYGKHLWVMQGMFKANGGCGYVKKPDFLLSNEVFDPSVRLPVKKILKVTIYMGEGWDLDFRRTHFDMYSPPDFFVKVGIAGVPADKAMYKTKAIEDDWQPVWNEKFEFKLTVPELAVLRITVLEYDTSGQHDFGGQTCLPISELRTGIRAIPLHDRRGDKYKNTKLLVQFELN
- the LOC7467994 gene encoding phosphoinositide phospholipase C 2 isoform X1; amino-acid sequence: MSRQSFKVCFCFRRIFKLRVLEPPEEVKILFDQYSQNGTMSLDNLRGFLVEFQGEYNATRDDAQAIFNSLKHLNIFSRRGLHLEAFFRYLLGDLNGPLSPSRVVHHDMTQPLAHYFLYTGHNSYLTGNQLSSDSSVEPIIKALRRGVRVIELDLWPGSKQDEVEVRHGGTLTNPVDLLKCLNAIKDNAFQASEYPVVITFEDHLPANLQDQVAEMVTKTFGDMLYRPETDQLREFPSPESLKKKVMISTKPPKEYLETPSSKSTKRSKISSKKEQWNGETASKSDSEICDKDEEDEGESLQEEDEQMTVPEYRHLISINAGKPKGALQNWLSIDEKKVRRLSLSEQELENATRRHGADIIRFTQRNLLRVYPKGTRITSSNYNPFVGWAHGAQMVAFNMQGYGKHLWVMQGMFKANGGCGYVKKPDFLLSNEVFDPSVRLPVKKILKVTIYMGEGWDLDFRRTHFDMYSPPDFFVKVGIAGVPADKAMYKTKAIEDDWQPVWNEKFEFKLTVPELAVLRITVLEYDTSGQHDFGGQTCLPISELRTGIRAIPLHDRRGDKYKNTKLLVQFELN